One Castanea sativa cultivar Marrone di Chiusa Pesio chromosome 4, ASM4071231v1 DNA window includes the following coding sequences:
- the LOC142630937 gene encoding uncharacterized protein LOC142630937 — translation MSSQVRHQLYPHKKKSLGLCRSDAYYVIIKTLVHPFSPYRCLILLSKPKFCTLEMKRQGRGFSLAAMSLRLLCPIHFQAILLLFFKLLHVKIPTIFAGSSTSTFSYFGGNETDHQALLAFKKKITHDPENILSSGNDSLYFCKWEGVTCSHKHRRVTVLDLSSRGLVGSLSPYVGNLSFIREIQLSNNTIEGQIVDEVGRLLRSRRLGLSNNSFQGKIPANLSHCIELRYLVVGKNNLSGSIYKEIASLSKLEFLAVRNNNLTGGIPPFIGNLSSLQVFSATYNVFGGHIPEALGQLGSLNTLTLGDNKLSGLIPPSFYNRSSITYFSMYENEPSGSLPTNLFLTLPHLQLFQIYSNQFTGSLPVSLSDASELQSFAVAENNFTGKISVNLGGLHRLNDFIISNNYFRSGDDNEMNFLQSLLNCSSLLRISLEVNQFEGKLPNVFGNLSTPLTYFAIGHNLIFGEIPLGMGNLVNLTILLMNDNKFTGTIPADISSLKKLQRLHLSNNKLSGRLPITLGNLSLLTELILDNNILQGSIPPRIENCQYLLLLDLSQNNLIGTIPKQLFAISMLSIGLSLAQNFFVGSLPSEVGNLVHLEVLNLSENKLSGKISSSLGSCTSLEYLYVEGNLFQGEIPTSLSSLSGIQVMDLSRNNFSSQIPNFLEKLSLKNLNLSFNDFQGEVPTKGVFANASTIFVVENSRLCGGISDVMLPSCLTKKEKKMKCSLALTIVITVACVLLVVATVSFFLSYWHKNIRKDESSGSTLRKSLLKVSYQMLLKATDEFSLTNLIGVGSFGLVYKGIIGEDGSIVAVKVLNLQCQGAFRSFISECDALKNIRHRNLVKIITSCSSVDFQGNDFKALVYEFMPNGSVEKWLHMDLEIDTEQAELQNLNLLQRTNIAIDVACALDYLDHHCLVPVVHCDLKPSNILFGYDMTTHVGDFGLAKFLSEFTIPKQSSSIGIRGTIRYTPPEYGIGSGVSTKGDVYSYGILLLEMITGKRPTYHMFEGGFNLHHYASMALPNCVMEIVDSKLLNNVDKVIDKHKFSPTNRKKECLISMVKVKVACSVGLPQE, via the coding sequence ATGTCGTCACAAGTAAGGCATCAATTatacccacacaaaaaaaaaagtctaggcCTTTGTAGAAGTGACGCCTATTATGTCATCATCAAGACCCTGGTGCACCCATTTTCACCGTATAGATGCCTTATTTTGTTAAGCAAGCCTAAATTTTGCACATTGGAAATGAAAAGGCAAGGAAGAGGATTTTCACTTGCAGCAATGAGTCTCAGACTATTGTGTCCAATTCACTTCCAAGCCATCCTTCTGTTGTTCTTTAAACTGCTGCATGTAAAAATTCCTACTATTTTTGCTGGTAGTAGTACTTCCACCTTTAGTTATTTTGGTGGGAATGAGACGGATCATCAAGCTTTGTTGGCCTTCAAAAAGAAGATAACACATGACCCTGAAAACATTTTAAGCTCGGGGAATGATTCCCTCTATTTCTGCAAGTGGGAAGGTGTTACGTGCAGCCACAAGCATAGAAGAGTCACTGTATTAGATTTGAGTTCCAGAGGTTTGGTGGGTTCCTTGTCTCCATACGTAGGCAACCTCAGCTTCATTAGGGAAATCCAGCTCTCCAACAACACCATTGAAGGCCAAATCGTAGATGAAGTTGGTCGTCTACTCAGGTCGCGAAGATTGGGCCTGTCTAATAACTCCTTCCAAGGGAAAATTCCTGCAAACCTTTCTCATTGCATCGAACTCAGATATCTTGTAGTTGGTAAAAATAACCTTTCAGGGTCAATCTATAAGGAGATTGCTTCTTTGTCAAAGCTGGAGTTTCTTGCTGTTCGCAACAACAATCTCACAGGAGGAATCCCACCTTTCATAGGCAACTTAAGCTCTCTCCAAGTTTTTTCTGCAACCTACAATGTCTTTGGAGGACACATTCCAGAAGCCTTGGGTCAATTAGGAAGCTTAAATACACTTACACTGGGTGACAATAAACTTTCTGGTTTGATCCCTCCATCTTTCTATAATCGTTCGTCTATTACTTATTTTTCAATGTATGAAAATGAGCCTAGTGGAAGTCTTCCAACAAACTTATTCCTCACCCTTCCGCATCTCCAGTTGTTTCAAATCTATTCAAACCAATTTACTGGATCTCTACCGGTCTCATTATCTGATGCTTCAGAGCTACAATCTTTTGCAGTTGCCGAGAACAATTTTACGGGAAAAATTTCAGTCAATTTAGGAGGCTTACACCGTTTGAACGATTTTATAATTAGCAATAATTATTTCAGAAGTGGAGATGATAATGAAATGAATTTCTTGCAATCTCTACTCAATTGTAGCAGTTTACTGAGAATAAGTCTTGAGGTGAATCAATTCGAAGGTAAGTTGCCTAATGTTTTTGGCAATCTTTCAACCCCACTTACTTATTTTGCGATTGGCCACAATCTTATTTTTGGAGAGATCCCTTTAGGGATGGGTAATTTGGTTAACTTGACAATCTTATTGATGAATGATAACAAATTTACGGGGACAATCCCAGCTGATATTAGCAGTCTTAAAAAGTTACAACGATTACATTTATCTAACAACAAGCTTTCAGGAAGGTTACCAATTACGCTTGGAAACCTATCATTGTTAACTGAATTGATCTTAGATAATAACATATTGCAAGGAAGTATCCCACCAAGGATAGAAAATTGCCAATATTTGTTGTTGCTAGATCTTTCTCAAAACAATCTCATTGGCACCATTCCAAAGCAACTCTTTGCAATTTCCATGCTATCAATTGGACTCAGTTTAGCACAAAACTTTTTCGTAGGATCACTACCATCAGAAGTTGGCAACTTAGTCCATTTAGAAGTGTTGAACTTATCCGAGAACAAGTTGTCTGGTAAAATTTCAAGTAGCCTAGGCTCTTGCACAAGCCTTGAGTACCTTTATGTGGAGGGTAATTTATTTCAAGGAGAAATTCCAACATCCTTGAGTTCTTTGAGTGGTATTCAAGTCATGGATCTTTCTCGAAATAACTTCTCTAGtcaaattccaaatttcttGGAAAAACTCTCCctcaagaatttgaatttatcctTCAATGATTTTCAGGGAGAGGTTCCAACAAAAGGAGTGTTCGCAAATGCTAGCACAATATTTGTTGTCGAAAACAGCAGGCTTTGTGGGGGCATATCAGATGTCATGTTGCCCAGCTGCTTaactaaaaaagagaagaaaatgaagtGCTCCCTCGCACTCACAATTGTAATCACAGTGGCATGTGTGCTCCTTGTAGTTGCCACAGTGTCTTTTTTCTTATCTTATTGGcacaaaaatataagaaaagatGAGTCTTCAGGATCTACCTTGAGAAAGTCACTTTTGAAAGTGTCTTACCAAATGCTTCTCAAAGCAACAGATGAGTTCTCATTAACAAATTTGATTGGAGTGGGTAGTTTTGGTTTAGTGTATAAAGGCATCATTGGTGAAGATGGGTCAATTGTTGCAGTCAAGGTACTAAATCTTCAATGTCAAGGAGCTTTTAGGAGCTTCATCTCTGAGTGTGACGCCTTGAAAAATATTCGTCATCGGAATCTTGTGAAGATAATAACTTCCTGCTCAAGTGTGGATTTTCAGGGAAATGATTTTAAGGCTCTAGTTTATGAGTTCATGCCAAATGGAAGTGTAGAAAAATGGTTACATATGGATTTGGAAATAGATACCGAGCAAGCAGAGCTACAAAATTTGAACCTTCTTCAAAGAACAAACATTGCCATTGATGTTGCATGTGCACTCGATTACCTAGACCACCATTGCCTAGTGCCAGTTGTTCACTGTGATCTAAAGCCAAGTAACATTCTTTTCGGTTATGATATGACAACTCATGTTGGAGATTTTGggcttgcaaaatttctttCAGAATTTACAATTCCAAAACAAAGCAGCTCAATTGGAATAAGGGGAACAATCAGGTACACTCCTCCAG